In Halosegnis marinus, one genomic interval encodes:
- a CDS encoding TMEM165/GDT1 family protein: MAPWLEVATIAFVAQLTVLPGEKVQFIIAGLSTQFHPALVVSAAGAAFAGWTVLEILLGSYLQSAIAGVYLDAATGLLFVVFAFLLFRSAPSPGSDPSEMVGDDVPSEPSGSAVERAGITDGGELDVQVPVVGWQVPNSLGGFLPIFALMAFGEFGDKTQLVTIGLAAQYAQGTAIWVGEMAAIIPVSIVNALFFYRFSHRFDARKAHFAGAALFAFFGVDTLQALVTGVSVWETLVGAVGALL, encoded by the coding sequence GTGGCTCCGTGGCTGGAGGTAGCCACGATAGCGTTCGTCGCCCAGCTCACCGTGCTCCCGGGCGAGAAGGTCCAGTTCATCATCGCCGGGCTCTCGACGCAGTTCCACCCGGCGCTCGTCGTCTCCGCGGCGGGCGCGGCCTTCGCCGGGTGGACCGTGCTGGAGATACTGCTCGGCAGCTACCTGCAGAGCGCCATCGCCGGCGTGTACCTCGACGCCGCGACGGGACTGCTGTTCGTCGTCTTCGCGTTCCTGTTGTTCCGGAGCGCGCCGTCGCCGGGGAGCGACCCGTCCGAGATGGTCGGCGACGACGTGCCGAGCGAGCCGTCCGGGTCGGCCGTGGAGCGCGCCGGCATCACCGACGGCGGGGAACTCGACGTGCAGGTGCCCGTCGTCGGCTGGCAGGTGCCCAACTCGCTCGGGGGCTTTCTCCCCATCTTCGCGCTGATGGCGTTCGGCGAGTTCGGCGACAAGACCCAGCTCGTCACCATCGGCCTCGCCGCCCAGTACGCGCAGGGCACCGCCATCTGGGTCGGGGAGATGGCCGCCATCATTCCGGTGAGCATCGTCAACGCGCTGTTCTTCTACCGGTTCAGCCACCGGTTCGACGCGCGGAAGGCCCACTTCGCGGGCGCGGCGCTGTTCGCCTTCTTCGGCGTCGATACCCTGCAGGCGCTCGTCACGGGCGTCTCGGTCTGGGAGACGCTCGTCGGGGCGGTCGGCGCGCTGCTGTAG
- a CDS encoding plastocyanin/azurin family copper-binding protein — MERRAFLGRVAPLGVVALAGCSGGDPTATATDEPTATATATATPAAPDADLVVEVGPGGSLAFDPAEASVDPGATVAWVWRSGGHSVTPDGASGDWQGTGTTLHDAGYVHEHTFEDEGTYDYYCAPHRGAGMVGTLTVGDPATATETATETETPTATEEPTATPEADLVVTVAPDGALRFDPAEFTVSAGETVRWEWDGAGHNVSPERQPSGASWPGRDETTYGSGTTHSYTFEVPGEYAYHCDPHRSVGMTGSFTVE; from the coding sequence ATGGAGAGACGCGCGTTCCTGGGCCGTGTCGCGCCGCTGGGTGTCGTCGCCCTCGCGGGCTGTTCGGGCGGCGACCCGACGGCCACTGCGACGGACGAACCGACCGCGACCGCCACGGCGACCGCGACCCCGGCCGCGCCGGACGCCGACCTCGTGGTCGAGGTGGGGCCGGGCGGGAGCCTCGCGTTCGACCCCGCCGAGGCGAGCGTCGACCCCGGCGCGACCGTCGCGTGGGTGTGGCGCTCGGGCGGTCACAGCGTAACGCCCGACGGGGCGTCCGGCGACTGGCAGGGCACCGGAACGACGCTCCACGACGCCGGCTACGTCCACGAGCACACCTTCGAGGACGAGGGAACGTACGACTACTACTGTGCACCCCATCGGGGAGCGGGGATGGTCGGGACGCTGACGGTCGGCGACCCGGCGACGGCGACGGAGACGGCGACGGAGACCGAGACCCCGACCGCCACCGAGGAGCCGACGGCGACCCCCGAGGCCGACCTCGTCGTCACCGTCGCGCCGGACGGGGCGCTCCGCTTCGACCCGGCGGAGTTCACCGTGAGCGCGGGCGAGACGGTCCGCTGGGAGTGGGACGGCGCGGGCCACAACGTCTCGCCCGAGCGCCAGCCGTCGGGCGCCTCGTGGCCCGGGAGGGACGAGACGACCTACGGGAGCGGGACGACCCACAGCTACACCTTCGAGGTGCCCGGGGAGTACGCGTACCACTGTGACCCCCACCGGAGCGTGGGGATGACCGGCTCCTTCACCGTCGAGTAG
- a CDS encoding NOB1 family endonuclease → MRVLDASAFIDDYTTDDEVVTVPSVREELTDDSSGYRFDALEGAGMRLHVPGDGPREQVERAARTTGDFTELSDVDLRLLAAAFELGATLVTDDYAMQNVAEELDVSVDAVAKEGIEEQRDWDYQCQGCGRVYDGHRERCEICGSDLERKNPQ, encoded by the coding sequence ATGCGCGTTCTGGACGCCTCAGCCTTCATCGACGACTACACGACCGACGACGAGGTCGTGACCGTCCCGAGCGTCCGCGAGGAGCTCACCGACGATTCCTCGGGGTACCGCTTCGACGCGCTGGAGGGCGCGGGGATGCGCCTCCACGTCCCCGGCGACGGCCCGCGCGAACAGGTCGAGCGCGCGGCCCGCACGACGGGCGACTTCACCGAGCTCTCGGACGTGGACCTGCGCCTGCTCGCGGCCGCGTTCGAACTCGGCGCGACGCTCGTCACCGACGACTACGCGATGCAGAACGTCGCGGAGGAACTCGACGTGTCCGTGGACGCGGTGGCGAAGGAGGGTATCGAGGAGCAGCGCGACTGGGACTACCAGTGTCAGGGCTGCGGCCGGGTCTACGACGGCCACCGCGAGCGCTGCGAGATATGCGGCTCTGACCTCGAACGCAAGAACCCGCAGTAG
- the infB gene encoding translation initiation factor IF-2 — MSDTDAAGSAETDATGLRTPIVAVLGHVDHGKTTLLDTVRGSAVQEGEAGAITQHIGATAVPLDTIGEMAGSLVDPDDFDLPGLLFIDTPGHHSFSTLRSRGGALADIAVLVVDVNDGFQPQTLEALDILKRTETPFVVAANKVDTVPGWNPQGHVPIQQSIDAQSDRAEGDLNDRLYGIIGEMSDNGFSSDMYWRVQDFRANIGVVPVSAKTGEGIPDLLTVLMGLSQRYLKEDMSVDVAGPGAGTVLEVKEERGFGTTIDIVLYDGTISADDTVVVGGKNEPIVTEVRALLQPRPLAEIRTEKQFEKVDSVAAATGIKVAAPDLDDAMAGAPVRVVRDRPVEEVIEAVEAELSQIDVETADNGVVVKADTLGSLEAIANALEEAEVPIVRAEVGDVAPRDVAVASTADEPTHEAILAFNVEVLPDAKQQASDQNIRVFSDDVIYQLVEEYEEYVTGIQEAQQEQVLDKIARPCRFQILKDHTFRQSNPAVVGVEVLSGTLKRNSNVVKWENGDAHRVGQLKTLQDDGEDIDEARTGDRVAASIDGPTVGRQIEEGDELWAELPEKHAKILEQELREELPTDEREALQMYLDKQRKRDPFWGK, encoded by the coding sequence ATGTCCGACACCGACGCGGCCGGGTCGGCCGAGACGGACGCGACGGGGCTCCGGACGCCCATCGTCGCCGTCCTCGGTCACGTCGACCACGGCAAGACGACGCTGCTCGACACGGTACGCGGCTCCGCCGTCCAGGAGGGCGAGGCGGGGGCCATCACCCAACACATCGGCGCGACCGCGGTGCCGCTCGACACCATCGGCGAGATGGCCGGGTCGCTCGTCGACCCCGACGACTTCGACCTGCCGGGGCTGCTGTTCATCGACACGCCGGGCCACCACTCCTTCTCGACGCTGCGGTCGCGCGGCGGCGCGCTCGCCGACATCGCGGTCCTCGTCGTGGACGTGAACGACGGCTTCCAGCCGCAGACGCTGGAGGCGCTCGACATCCTCAAGCGCACGGAGACCCCGTTCGTCGTCGCCGCGAACAAGGTCGATACCGTCCCCGGCTGGAACCCGCAGGGCCACGTCCCCATCCAGCAGTCCATCGACGCGCAGTCCGACCGCGCCGAGGGCGACCTCAACGACCGGCTGTACGGCATCATCGGCGAGATGTCCGACAACGGCTTCTCCTCCGACATGTACTGGCGCGTCCAGGACTTCCGGGCCAACATCGGGGTCGTCCCGGTGTCGGCGAAGACGGGCGAGGGTATCCCCGACCTGCTCACCGTGCTGATGGGCCTCTCCCAGCGCTACCTCAAGGAGGACATGTCCGTGGACGTGGCCGGCCCCGGCGCGGGGACCGTCCTCGAGGTGAAGGAGGAGCGCGGCTTCGGCACCACCATCGACATCGTGCTGTACGACGGCACCATCAGCGCCGACGACACCGTCGTCGTCGGGGGGAAGAACGAACCCATCGTGACCGAGGTGCGCGCGCTGCTCCAGCCGCGCCCGCTCGCGGAGATACGCACGGAGAAACAGTTCGAGAAGGTCGACTCCGTGGCGGCCGCGACCGGTATCAAGGTCGCCGCGCCGGACCTCGACGACGCGATGGCGGGCGCGCCCGTCCGCGTGGTCCGCGACCGCCCCGTCGAGGAGGTCATCGAGGCCGTCGAGGCGGAACTGTCCCAGATAGACGTCGAGACGGCTGACAACGGCGTCGTCGTGAAGGCCGACACGCTCGGCTCGCTGGAGGCCATCGCCAACGCCCTCGAAGAAGCCGAGGTGCCCATCGTCCGCGCCGAGGTGGGCGACGTGGCCCCGCGCGACGTGGCCGTCGCCTCGACGGCCGACGAGCCGACCCACGAGGCCATCCTCGCGTTCAACGTCGAGGTGCTCCCGGACGCGAAACAGCAGGCGAGCGACCAGAACATCCGCGTGTTCTCGGACGACGTCATCTACCAGCTGGTCGAGGAGTACGAGGAGTACGTGACGGGCATTCAGGAGGCCCAGCAGGAGCAGGTGCTCGACAAGATAGCCCGGCCGTGTCGCTTCCAGATACTGAAGGACCACACGTTCCGGCAGTCGAACCCGGCCGTGGTCGGCGTCGAGGTCCTCTCGGGCACGCTCAAGCGCAACTCCAACGTCGTGAAGTGGGAGAACGGCGACGCCCACCGCGTCGGCCAGCTGAAGACGCTCCAGGACGACGGGGAGGACATCGACGAGGCGCGCACCGGCGACCGCGTGGCCGCCTCCATCGACGGGCCCACCGTGGGCCGGCAGATCGAGGAGGGTGACGAACTGTGGGCCGAGCTCCCCGAGAAGCACGCGAAGATACTCGAACAGGAACTCCGCGAGGAGCTCCCGACCGACGAGCGCGAGGCGCTCCAGATGTACCTCGACAAGCAGCGCAAGCGGGACCCGTTCTGGGGGAAGTAG
- the pan2 gene encoding proteasome-activating nucleotidase Pan2 has translation MSRSPSLPERPKLDLDPDMTQSERLDALRDHFEDIVTVHDELATQLEDAREQQDELREEVDGLQRENEALKTSSLYIATVEEVGDDEEVVLKQHGNNQEVLTDVSPRLSDELAAGDRVAINDSFAVQRLLDDETDARAQAMQVTKKPSVEYADIGGIDEQVREVREAVEDPLANPEQFEQVGIEPPTGVLLHGPPGTGKTMLAKAVANETDATFIKMAGSELVQKFIGEGARLVRDLFELAAEHEPAIVFIDEIDAIASKRTESKTSGDAEVQRTMMQLLSEMDGFEERGDVSIIAATNRFDMLDGAILRPGRFDRLIEVPEPDAEGRERILEIHTREMSLADEVAFADLAEETEGFSGAELESLCTEAGMFAIREGRTEVRTEDFEAALEKIERDEATGTPVAFY, from the coding sequence ATGTCTCGCAGTCCCTCGCTTCCGGAACGGCCCAAGCTCGATCTCGATCCGGACATGACACAGTCGGAGCGGCTCGACGCGCTCCGCGACCACTTCGAGGATATCGTGACCGTCCACGACGAGCTGGCGACCCAGCTGGAGGACGCCCGCGAGCAGCAGGACGAGCTCCGCGAGGAGGTCGACGGGCTCCAGCGGGAGAACGAGGCGCTCAAGACCTCGTCGCTGTACATCGCCACGGTCGAGGAGGTCGGCGACGACGAGGAGGTCGTCCTCAAGCAGCACGGCAACAACCAGGAGGTCCTGACCGACGTGTCGCCGCGCCTCTCCGACGAGCTGGCGGCCGGCGACCGCGTCGCCATCAACGACTCCTTCGCCGTCCAGCGGCTCCTGGACGACGAGACCGACGCCCGGGCGCAGGCGATGCAGGTGACGAAGAAGCCGTCCGTCGAGTACGCCGACATCGGCGGCATCGACGAGCAGGTCCGGGAGGTGCGCGAGGCCGTCGAGGACCCGCTCGCCAACCCCGAGCAGTTCGAGCAGGTCGGCATCGAGCCGCCGACCGGCGTCCTGCTCCACGGCCCGCCGGGCACCGGGAAGACGATGCTCGCGAAGGCCGTCGCCAACGAGACCGACGCCACCTTCATCAAGATGGCCGGCTCCGAACTCGTCCAGAAGTTCATCGGCGAGGGCGCACGCCTCGTGCGCGACCTCTTCGAGCTCGCGGCCGAACACGAGCCCGCCATCGTCTTCATCGACGAGATAGACGCCATCGCCTCGAAGCGCACGGAGTCGAAGACCTCCGGCGACGCCGAGGTCCAGCGGACGATGATGCAGCTGCTCTCGGAGATGGACGGCTTCGAGGAGCGCGGCGACGTCTCAATCATCGCCGCCACCAACCGCTTCGACATGCTCGACGGGGCCATCCTCCGGCCCGGCCGCTTCGACCGCCTCATCGAGGTGCCCGAACCCGACGCCGAGGGCCGCGAGCGCATCCTCGAGATCCACACCCGGGAGATGAGCCTCGCCGACGAGGTGGCGTTCGCCGACCTCGCCGAGGAGACCGAGGGGTTCTCGGGCGCGGAACTGGAGTCGCTGTGTACCGAGGCCGGGATGTTCGCCATCCGCGAGGGCCGCACCGAGGTCCGCACCGAGGACTTCGAGGCCGCGCTGGAGAAGATCGAGCGCGACGAGGCGACGGGCACGCCGGTCGCGTTCTACTGA
- a CDS encoding M28 family metallopeptidase: MDDDTMRALAGRAYDDPFPWRFLTDLVEAGPRLGGSPGERRAADLVATAFEGAGADPEVLDFPIRRWKRGDAELAVRVKRDRGTVERSFEAIALPYSPPGDVRAPLTDAGHGTPDETDAADLAGTVALADTDSPGGGRYVHRMEKYGHAVEAGAEAFVFAHHEPGQLAPTGTLRFGHEGAVPAVGVSYETGEWLREYAGEGAEIRLRVDATTEDGVSHNTLGRLGPDTEEGVLVVGHHDAHDIAEGALDNGCGITTVATAARYLADVDLDSRVWVAGVGCEETGLLGASALAEHVDPDRVRAVVNVDGAGRHRDLRALTHGSDASREAAERLSERAGRPVHVEGTPHPYSDHWPFLQQGVPAIQLHSQPATGHERGRGWGHTSADTRDKADPRNLRDHALLTALLVADLAGRDVPRRDTDDLRAELEDAGAEPGMRAAGVWPDGWD; the protein is encoded by the coding sequence ATGGACGACGACACGATGCGCGCGCTCGCGGGGCGCGCCTACGACGACCCGTTCCCGTGGCGCTTCCTGACCGACCTCGTGGAGGCCGGCCCGCGGCTCGGCGGCTCCCCCGGCGAGCGCCGCGCGGCCGACCTCGTGGCGACGGCGTTCGAAGGGGCCGGGGCCGACCCCGAGGTGCTCGACTTCCCGATCCGGCGGTGGAAGCGCGGCGACGCCGAACTCGCGGTCCGGGTCAAGCGCGACCGGGGCACCGTCGAGCGGTCGTTCGAGGCCATCGCGCTCCCGTACTCCCCGCCGGGAGACGTACGCGCGCCCCTGACCGACGCCGGCCACGGCACGCCCGACGAGACGGACGCCGCCGACCTCGCTGGGACGGTCGCGCTCGCGGACACGGACTCACCGGGCGGCGGGCGCTACGTCCACCGGATGGAGAAGTACGGCCACGCGGTCGAGGCCGGTGCCGAGGCGTTCGTCTTCGCCCACCACGAGCCCGGTCAGCTGGCACCGACGGGGACGCTCCGGTTCGGCCACGAGGGCGCAGTGCCGGCCGTGGGCGTCTCCTACGAGACGGGCGAGTGGCTCCGCGAGTACGCCGGCGAGGGCGCGGAGATACGCCTCCGCGTCGACGCGACCACGGAGGACGGCGTCTCGCACAACACGCTCGGGCGGCTCGGCCCCGACACCGAGGAGGGAGTCCTGGTCGTCGGCCACCACGACGCCCACGACATCGCGGAGGGCGCGCTCGACAACGGCTGCGGCATCACGACCGTCGCCACGGCGGCCCGCTACCTCGCCGACGTCGACCTCGACTCGCGGGTGTGGGTCGCGGGCGTCGGCTGCGAGGAGACGGGGCTGCTCGGCGCGAGCGCGCTCGCGGAACACGTCGACCCCGACCGGGTGCGCGCGGTCGTGAACGTCGACGGCGCGGGCCGCCACCGCGACCTCCGGGCGCTCACCCACGGGAGCGACGCGAGCCGCGAGGCGGCGGAGCGCCTCTCCGAACGGGCCGGCCGGCCGGTTCACGTCGAGGGGACGCCCCACCCGTACAGCGACCACTGGCCCTTCCTGCAGCAGGGGGTGCCGGCGATACAGCTCCACAGCCAGCCCGCGACCGGCCACGAGCGCGGGCGCGGCTGGGGGCACACGTCGGCTGACACCCGCGACAAGGCCGACCCCCGGAACCTCCGCGACCACGCGCTGTTGACCGCGCTGCTCGTCGCGGACCTCGCCGGGCGGGACGTGCCGCGCCGCGACACCGACGACCTCCGGGCGGAGCTGGAGGACGCGGGGGCGGAGCCGGGGATGCGCGCCGCGGGCGTCTGGCCCGACGGCTGGGACTAG
- a CDS encoding lamin tail domain-containing protein, translating to MRPLAACALALALVVAGCSGVPVSPTEAGDATPRADAPSVPEADLTVTVTRVVDGDTVEIEYPNGTADTVRLVGVDTPEVHAENSPDEFEGVPETEAGRDCLRRWGEAASERMKERLTGAEVGLAFDENLDRRGYYGRLLAYVVHEDRNVNYGLVADGYARVYDSSFSLADPFRAAESSAMSSGTGLWECATESPPTASATATVTASASGLAIGVHADAEGNDNDNLNDEYVTLTNRGDDPLDLSGWTVSDAADHVYEFGTLTLSPGASVRLHTGSGEDTDTDVYWGRTGAVWNNGGDTVTVRAANGTVVAERTY from the coding sequence ATGCGCCCCCTCGCCGCCTGTGCGCTCGCGCTCGCGCTCGTCGTCGCCGGCTGTAGCGGCGTCCCCGTGTCGCCGACGGAGGCCGGGGACGCGACGCCGCGCGCCGACGCCCCGTCCGTCCCCGAGGCGGACCTGACGGTCACCGTCACGCGCGTCGTGGACGGCGACACGGTGGAGATCGAGTACCCGAACGGCACCGCCGACACCGTCCGGCTGGTCGGCGTGGACACGCCCGAGGTCCACGCGGAGAACAGCCCCGACGAGTTCGAGGGTGTCCCCGAGACCGAGGCCGGGCGCGACTGTCTGCGCCGGTGGGGCGAGGCCGCGAGCGAGCGGATGAAGGAGCGGCTGACCGGCGCCGAGGTCGGCCTCGCGTTCGACGAGAACCTCGACCGCCGGGGCTACTACGGCCGCCTGCTCGCGTACGTCGTCCACGAGGACCGGAACGTGAACTACGGCCTCGTCGCGGACGGCTACGCCCGCGTGTACGACTCGTCGTTCTCGCTCGCGGACCCGTTCCGCGCCGCCGAGTCGTCGGCGATGTCCTCGGGGACGGGGCTGTGGGAGTGCGCGACGGAGTCGCCGCCGACCGCGTCCGCGACGGCGACCGTGACGGCGAGCGCCTCGGGCCTCGCTATCGGCGTCCACGCCGACGCCGAGGGGAACGACAACGACAACCTCAACGACGAGTACGTCACCCTCACGAACCGCGGCGACGACCCGCTCGACCTGTCGGGGTGGACCGTCTCGGACGCCGCGGACCACGTCTACGAGTTCGGGACCCTGACGCTGTCGCCCGGCGCGAGCGTCCGGCTCCACACCGGGAGCGGCGAGGACACCGACACCGACGTCTACTGGGGGCGGACGGGGGCGGTGTGGAACAACGGGGGCGACACGGTGACGGTGCGGGCGGCGAACGGCACCGTGGTCGCGGAGCGGACGTACTGA
- a CDS encoding PRC-barrel domain-containing protein, which yields MSEILAENLSEKRVVGSDGSEIGMLYNVTMDYKSGRLNHLLVEPAEGVTIDFEMDDRGRYHVPVSEVQAVKDHIVVAR from the coding sequence ATGAGCGAGATACTCGCCGAGAACCTCTCGGAGAAGCGCGTGGTCGGCTCCGACGGCTCCGAGATCGGGATGCTGTACAACGTGACGATGGACTACAAGAGCGGGCGGCTGAACCACCTGCTCGTCGAGCCCGCCGAGGGCGTCACCATCGACTTCGAGATGGACGACCGCGGCCGCTACCACGTCCCCGTCTCCGAGGTGCAGGCGGTGAAGGACCACATCGTCGTCGCCCGGTAG
- the pepF gene encoding oligoendopeptidase F: MSSVPERGDLDEEYTWALDEMFATDDEWEEAYAAVESRLDELDEYEGRVAESADTLLAVLELREELMRQVSNVASYARMRSDEDTRDQEYQALSARAQSLASDASSAASFIEPELQRADRETLDGYLDAEPELRRYEHYLDDVMRMKPHTRSPEVEELLAELSEVTGASSDIYGMLSNADMTFPTVEKPDGSEVQVTQSNFTSLLKNTDRDFRQRVYEGYMDEWGDFRNTVAASLKNSVKADVKTARARDYDTARAAALDGPNVPVEVYDTLVETVGDNLDVLQRHVDLKADRLGVDEVAMYDLYAPLTADEAPDIEYEQAKEWVVEAVAPLGEDYQSRLAEGLESRWVDVYENTGKRSGAYSGGTYDSQPYILMNYQDDAASVFTLAHELGHSMHSELTSDEQPYVYSNYEIFTAEVASTVNEALLTHHLLDTVEDETLRRHILDEYLERFRSTLFRQTLFADFEHRIHGISEEGGALTPDTLDETYGDLKREYYANADVDERIEREWMRIPHFYYNYYVYQYATGISAANAIVERILDEGEPAATDYLDFLKQGSREYPLELLRGAGVDMATPAPVRAAIDAYEGYVAEFEDLA; this comes from the coding sequence ATGAGTTCGGTTCCCGAACGCGGCGACCTCGACGAGGAGTACACCTGGGCGCTCGACGAGATGTTCGCCACGGACGACGAGTGGGAGGAGGCGTACGCGGCGGTCGAGTCGCGACTGGACGAGCTGGACGAGTACGAGGGCCGCGTGGCGGAGTCGGCCGACACGCTGCTCGCCGTGCTCGAACTGCGCGAGGAGCTGATGCGGCAGGTGTCGAACGTCGCCTCCTACGCGCGGATGCGTTCGGACGAGGACACCCGCGACCAGGAGTACCAGGCGCTGTCGGCGCGCGCCCAGTCGCTCGCCTCCGACGCGTCGAGCGCGGCCTCGTTCATCGAACCGGAGCTCCAGCGTGCCGACCGGGAGACGCTCGACGGCTACCTCGACGCGGAGCCGGAGCTCCGGCGGTACGAGCACTACCTCGACGACGTGATGCGGATGAAGCCGCACACGCGCTCGCCCGAGGTGGAGGAACTGCTCGCGGAGCTGTCGGAGGTCACGGGCGCCTCGTCGGACATCTACGGGATGCTCTCGAACGCGGACATGACGTTCCCGACCGTCGAGAAGCCGGACGGGAGCGAGGTGCAGGTGACGCAGTCGAACTTCACCTCCCTGCTGAAGAACACGGACCGCGACTTCCGCCAGCGGGTGTACGAGGGGTACATGGACGAGTGGGGCGACTTCCGCAACACCGTCGCCGCCTCGCTGAAGAACAGCGTGAAGGCGGACGTGAAGACCGCCCGCGCCCGCGACTACGACACCGCCCGCGCGGCGGCGCTCGACGGCCCGAACGTCCCCGTCGAGGTGTACGACACGCTGGTCGAGACGGTCGGCGACAACCTCGACGTCCTCCAGCGCCACGTCGACCTGAAGGCCGACCGGCTCGGCGTCGACGAGGTGGCGATGTACGACCTCTACGCGCCGCTCACGGCCGACGAGGCCCCGGACATCGAGTACGAGCAGGCGAAGGAGTGGGTCGTCGAGGCCGTCGCCCCGCTGGGCGAGGACTACCAGTCGCGGCTCGCCGAGGGGCTGGAGTCGCGGTGGGTCGACGTGTACGAGAACACGGGCAAGCGCTCGGGCGCGTACTCCGGCGGCACCTACGACAGCCAGCCGTACATCCTGATGAACTACCAGGACGACGCGGCCTCGGTGTTCACGCTCGCGCACGAACTCGGCCACTCGATGCACTCGGAGCTGACGAGCGACGAGCAGCCGTACGTCTACTCGAACTACGAGATATTCACGGCGGAGGTGGCGAGCACGGTGAACGAGGCGCTCCTCACCCACCACCTGCTCGACACCGTGGAGGACGAGACGCTGCGCCGGCACATCCTCGACGAGTACCTCGAACGGTTCCGCTCGACGCTGTTCCGCCAGACGCTGTTCGCGGACTTCGAGCACCGGATTCACGGTATCAGCGAGGAGGGCGGCGCGCTCACCCCGGACACGCTCGACGAGACGTACGGCGACCTGAAGCGGGAGTACTACGCGAACGCCGACGTGGACGAGCGCATCGAGCGCGAGTGGATGCGTATCCCCCACTTCTACTACAACTACTACGTCTACCAGTACGCCACCGGCATCTCCGCCGCGAACGCCATCGTCGAGCGCATCCTCGACGAGGGCGAGCCGGCCGCGACGGACTACCTCGACTTCCTGAAGCAGGGGTCGCGGGAGTACCCGCTCGAACTGCTGCGCGGCGCGGGCGTGGACATGGCGACGCCGGCGCCGGTACGGGCCGCCATCGACGCCTACGAGGGCTACGTCGCGGAGTTCGAGGACCTCGCCTGA